A DNA window from Drosophila biarmipes strain raj3 chromosome 2R, RU_DBia_V1.1, whole genome shotgun sequence contains the following coding sequences:
- the LOC108030095 gene encoding uncharacterized protein LOC108030095 isoform X6 → MDLSLERDSSALGSLFQQIINDMKNTSPLWEDFVAKAGKLHTCLRAAIQAIAAYLDAFQKIADAATNSRGASKEIGTALTRVCLRHKAVETRLKTFTSAIMDCLVQPLQDKIEDWKRTVATIDKDHAKEYKRCRSELKKRSSDTLRLQKKARKGQTDGLQSLMDSHMQDVTLRRAELEDVEKKSLRAAMVEERLRYCSFVHMLQPVVHEECEVMSELGHLQEAMQSIALVTKEPSVLPQASEELIHDAKASINLYPESPGGGSGSQGGGCSNSLGSRKSSVCSISSMNSSGSSNSPGHHHYPRSLSQTSNAANQTASVSTWPPHSQDVVDNLPPTADRPHTISTAYEKGHQRPPLTVYTFQNPETIHESGSCLNNGSGPPNGQPSSGQATPATQKSPAASLSRPPLPVRCSSLERPLSAQSNHRQGSGSNLLQRQCPSPIPAHITKELSAAHHAQQQQSQQPQTPPTYVNMSELATMAALKLTNQQQQQKPSPPPLQQQSSIDSTGSQHSNDSSGSHQLLQQQHHQQQQQHHSQPNHHSATATRSHSISSTASSLHSHPSIDSTVACGSLVGQPNHSTSTNTNTTSPSSGSSTPQNHYSPLLTNSPTSTAAGTPSGSSVGPGSALGFVYQVSSPTPPSSEVLKITEQTAAGQDQGSVNSGVEDADERSRASVLQKASMFEKAAAAAAVSPPAPNQSPAASSPASGGGGRRSEAEQQEMDKSFEDSIQALNNLIGELDSFQREIDEGKGKPVSSIISSSNNNNTTTSSNSSSDNNNLPATNSHIEPCAISNQTNSSGCGTDISDTTSDELAGDEMDARRQDRDRDMLGASDSELSRCYVSETSSLTGGLTAGGYENPTFAHFVANANREDVVSLDASDSVCLGQPRHAYVDTCSDSGSAVVVIYDHQIPNTPDIEFVKQNSEIVVLRTKDPQPQTLQLHEMRELQQLPANLAGSPDSSPDSSGGQAPATATVAPAKQRLSSFRATSEQQLQLLGRGSPQRGKATGEQAAQDQHFPAQAQPQQQQQQDSDGISQPVDPIRRQLPPKPTNLSIFNGPAPSVGDRPLVPRKSDFKADLDAKIRRQKQKVKQQLQQQQQQQQQSPQQQQAPQEPQHSPQSPPTRNCNVTNSPAANVTASASASASASAFTDQTHRMPIQSQTATFNHKQCKTPATMALSSPSSPSRGHLASALSSSSLSSLPLPATTSSPSNAPPSMLPASDHRPPAHPYVCSTAPANPHHANSFGNANASLKPCITPRPASLSGGGAGGGSTRIARRSSINQAKPPPPVRRSSSVTPSPNASVGLQHQQPQQQQHANLLQQNHQLSSSSEHLPPPPAFMLDAVPQMPSSALKVSETVRALAAMRHQPASPVSLRRMQQQQQQQQQQQLHQQHVQQQQQPLLQSVHHNPLNDDPTVYYDSYLDLHAYAQALANGQQMSQQQRLTHQQQQQQNHYLQQQQQNHYLQQQQLQHQPAQQPPVYQAPPPVDATFRTSSPAAGGGGGGIYAQPKLVNSMSSFRTSSPSPNGHAHPLPPTQPKTNPNLIAQLNARLSGKQQQPHQQQQQQQVEGIYGNQQAPGGESIYMRSGLSMSQPPQQQHYDGKSSNQMQQQQHRIYASFGTSSSAKSSAPVANSSTKQPSILTPTASFNALPHFPLSSSTSSLLSKVGSFSNSSSASASPPPTAAASGSANSHYQPPQPPTAAVAGSKDFAIYSSSFTKNPAAAQAPNMRQAHSHQQQQQQQHYTCPPPLEDPPPPPIYAAGASATMPKKMARPPTGQQNAHAAHPSAYAAATATLPKNMVQQQQRLQQQQHQQQQYQQPAGLGIGNGNGNGHLAQRPQLPLPQQKLRAAQQQHLAEQQQQHQQRQPPIPSRHSSVQQKIFVSTNPFIQTTAVKFHSPSASPTCGSPVTGSGSGSGSLASIYATTSRGGHHQQQQQHAHQQQLQHQQQQHYYRDVAGGNSNGGNAYYNHNAHAHSQAHHSNYATSTNIEKTGSIRAKTKAEFLENLNAKLAKQGMSGRAFAVRNLINSKALMYQNRQNLSRPSAQYRRPPTYPNTSTAMNATCEDQC, encoded by the exons AACACTTCGCCACTGTGGGAGGACTTTGTGGCTAAGGCCGGAAAACTGCACACATGCTTGAG GGCCGCCATCCAGGCAATCGCCGCCTATTTGGATGCCTTCCAAAAGATAGCCGATGCGGCGACCAATTCAAGAG GCGCCTCCAAGGAGATCGGCACTGCCCTGACCCGCGTCTGCCTGCGGCACAAGGCCGTGGAGACGCGTCTGAAGACCTTCACCAGCGCCATCATGGATTGCCTGGTGCAGCCGCTGCAGGACAAGATCGAGGACTGGAAGCGCACGGTGGCCACCATCGACAAGGACCATGCCAAAGAGTACAAGCGCTGTCGCAGCGAGCTGAAGAAGCGCTCCAGCGACACACTGCGCCTGCAGAAGAAGGCTCGCAAGGGGCAGACGGATGGGCTGCAGTCCCTGATGGACTCCCACATGCAGGATGTCACCCTGCGGCGGGCTGAGCTGGAGGATGTGGAGAAGAAGTCTTTGCGTGCGGCCATGGTGGAGGAGCGGCTGCGCTACTGCAGCTTTGTCCACATGCTGCAGCCGGTGGTGCACGAGGAGTGCGAGGTCATGTCCGAGCTGGGTCATCTTCAG GAGGCCATGCAGTCGATCGCCCTGGTCACGAAGGAGCCCAGTGTGCTACCCCAGGCCTCCGAGGAGCTCATCCACGATGCCAAGGCCAGCATTAATCTGTACCCAGAGTCGCCGGGCGGAGGTTCTGGGTCGCAGGGCGGTGGATGCTCCAACTCGCTGGGCTCTCGAAAGAGCTCCGTTTGCTCCATCAGCAGCATGAACAGCAGCGGCTCGAGCAACTCGCCGGGACACCACCACTATCCGCGCTCCCTGTCGCAG ACTTCGAATGCAGCGAATCAGACGGCAAGTGTATCCACCTGGCCCCCACATTCCCAGGACGTGGTGGACAACCTGCCACCGACCGCCGACCGTCCGCACACCATTTCGACGGCCTACGAGAAGGGTCACCAGCGTCCGCCGCTGACCGTCTACACGTTCCAGAACCCGGAGACCATTCACGAGTCGGGAAGCTGCCTGAACAACGGATCCGGGCCCCCCAATGGTCAGCCCTCGTCGGGACAGGCCACGCCGGCCACCCAGAAGTCTCCGGCTGCCTCACTTAGTCGGCCGCCCTTGCCAGTT CGCTGTTCCTCGCTGGAGCGACCGCTTTCGGCCCAGAGTAACCACCGCCAGGGAAGCGGGAGCAACCTGCTGCAGCGCCAGTGCCCCTCACCGATTCCGGCTCATATCACGAAAG AGCTGTCCGCAGCACACCatgcacagcagcagcaaagccAGCAGCCCCAGACGCCGCCCACCTATGTGAACATGTCCGAGCTGGCCACCATGGCGGCCTTGAAGCTGAccaaccagcagcagcagcagaagcccTCTCCACCGCCCCTGCAGCAGCAGAGCTCCATCGATTCGACCGGCTCCCAGCATTCCAACGACTCCTCCGGCTCGCATcagctcctccagcagcagcaccatcagcagcagcagcagcatcactCGCAGCCGAATCACCACTCAGCCACCGCCACACGCTCCCATTCCATATCCTCGACGGCCTCGTCACTGCACTCGCATCCGTCGATCGACTCCACCGTCGCTTGCGGCTCGTTGGTGGGCCAGCCCAACCACAGCACCAGCACCAACACGAACACCACCTCGCCGTCCAGTGGCAGCTCCACGCCACAGAACCATTACTCGCCCCTGCTAACCAACTCCCCCACGTCCACTGCCGCAGGTACTCCGAGCGGCAGCAGTGTAGGTCCCGGTTCCGCACTGGGATTTGTCTACCAGGTCAGCTCCCCGACGCCTCCATCCAGCGAGGTGCTGAAGATCACCGAGCAGACGGCAGCTGGGCAGGATCAGGGGTCGGTGAACAGCGGCGTAGAGGATGCAGATGAGCGGTCGCGGGCCTCTGTTCTGCAGAAGGCCTCCATGTTCGagaaggcagcagcagcggcagcggtcTCGCCCCCGGCTCCGAATCAGTCACCAGCAGCATCTTCTCCAGCTTCGGGGGGCGGAGGACGACGATCCGAGGCGGAGCAGCAGGAAATGG ACAAGTCTTTCGAAGATTCAATACAAGcactaaataatttaattggcgAACTAGACTCGTTCCAACGCGAGATCGATGAGGGCAAGGGCAAGCCGGTGAGCAGCAtaatcagcagcagcaacaacaacaatacgacgaccagcagcaacagcagcagcgacaacaacaacctGCCCGCCACCAACAGCCACATCGAGCCCTGCGCCATCAGCAATCAGACAAATTCGAGCGGCTGCGGCACGGACATATCGGACACCACCTCCGACGAACTGGCCGGCGACGAAATGGACGCCAGGCGGcaggatcgggatcgggacaTGCTGGGCGCCAGCGATTCGGAGCTGAGTCGCTGCTATGTGAGCGAGACGAGTTCGCTGACCGGTGGCCTAACGGCCGGCGGCTATGAGAATCCCACCTTTGCGCACTTTGTGGCCAATGCGAACCGGGAGGATGTCGTTTCGCTGGATGCCTCCGACAGCGTCTGTCTGGGCCAACCGCGCCACGCCTACGTGGACACGTGCAGCGACAGCGGCAGTGCCGTGGTGGTGATCTACGATCATCAGATACCCAACACCCCTGACATTGAGTTCGTGAAGCAGAACTCGGAGATCGTGGTGCTGCGGACGAAGGATCCGCAGCCGCAAACCCTGCAGCTGCACGAGATGCgcgagctgcagcagctgccggCCAATCTGGCCGGTTCGCCGGACTCCTCGCCGGACTCGTCTGGTGGCCAGGCACCGGCGACAGCAACTGTGGCGCCCGCCAAGCAGCGACTCTCCTCGTTTCGCGCCACCAgtgagcagcagctgcagctcctcGGACGCGGAAGTCCGCAAAGAGGTAAAGCAACCGGTGAGCAGGCGGCACAGGACCAGCATTTCCCAGCACAGGCCCaaccccagcagcagcagcagcaggataGTGATGGCATTAGCCAGCCAGTAGATCCCATAAGGCGGCAGCTGCCGCCCAAGCCCACCAACTTGAGCATTTTCAATGGGCCCGCGCCCAGTGTGGGAGATAGGCCCCTGGTGCCCCGAAAGTCGGACTTTAAGGCCGATCTAGACGCGAAAATACGCAGGCAAAAGCAGAAGGTTAAacagcagttgcagcagcaacagcagcagcagcaacaatcgccgcagcagcagcaagcaCCACAAGAACCGCAACACTCACCACAGTCGCCCCCAACCAGAAACTGTAATGTCACTAATAGCCCAGCCGCCAATGTTactgcatccgcatccgcatctgcatctgcatctgcattcACCGACCAAACTCATAGAATGCCAATCCAAAGTCAGACAGCCACATTCAATCACAAGCAATGCAAGACGCCCGCAACTATGGCCCTGTCATCGCCATCGTCACCATCTCGCGGCCATCTAGCATCCGCATTATCATCGTCATCGCTATCGTCATTACCATTACCAGCCACCACATCATCGCCATCAAATGCTCCGCCATCGATGTTGCCCGCCAGTGACCACCGACCACCCGCCCATCCATATGTGTGCTCCACTGCCCCAGCCAATCCCCATCATGCCAATAGCTTTGGCAATGCCAATGCCAGTCTCAAGCCGTGCATTACGCCCCGGCCGGCCTCGTTGTCGG gaggaggagcaggcggtGGCTCCACGCGCATCGCACGTCGTTCGTCCATCAACCAGGCCAAGCCACCGCCGCCAGTGAGACGCAGCTCGTCGGTGACCCCCAGTCCCAATGCCTCGGTCGGG CTGCAGCACCAGCaaccacaacagcaacagcacgcCAATCTGCTGCAGCAGAATCACCAGCTAAGCAGCTCCAGCGAGCACTTGCCACCGCCGCCGGCCTTCATGCTGGACGCCGTGCCCCAGATGCCCAGCTCAGCGCTGAAGGTGTCGGAGACGGTGAGAGCCCTGGCAGCCATGCGGCACCAGCCGGCATCGCCTGTGTCGCTCAGAcgcatgcagcagcagcagcagcaacagcagcagcaacagctacACCAGCAACacgtgcagcagcagcagcaaccccTCCTGCAG TCTGTGCACCACAATCCCCTGAACGATGACCCGACCGTCTACTACGACTCCTACTTGGACCTGCACGCCTATGCCCAGGCCCTGGCCAATGGCCAGCAGATGTCCCAGCAGCAACGCTTAacccaccagcagcagcagcagcaaaatcactatctgcagcagcagcagcaaaatcactatctgcagcagcagcagctgcaacatCAGCCAGCGCAACAACCGCCTGTTTATCAAGCGCCGCCGCCTGTCGATGCC ACGTTCCGCACTTCATCACCAGCCGCTGGCGGAGGGGGCGGCGGCATCTACGCCCAGCCCAAGCTGGTCAACAGCATGTCCAGCTTCCGCACCAGCAGCCCCAGTCCCAACGGACACGCTCACCCACTGCCACCGACACAGCCAAAGACGAATCCGAACCTAATTGCACAGCTCAATGCACGACTCAGCggcaagcagcagcagccgcaccagcagcagcagcagcagcaggtcgAGGGGATCTATGGCAACCAACAGGCGCCCGGAGGAGAGTCCATCTACATGCGCAGTGGCTTGTCCATGTCGCAGccgccacagcagcaacactatGACGGTAAATCATCAAAccaaatgcagcagcagcagcatagAATTTACGCTAGTTTCGGCACCTCATCATCAGCAAAGTCATCGGCCCCTGTGGCGAACAGCAGCACTAAACAACCGTCCATTCTAACACCGACCGCCTCTTTCAATGCATTGCCCCACTTCCCCCTGTCTTCATCCACATCATCGTTGCTATCCAAAGTAGGCTCATTCTCGAACTCttcatccgcatccgcatccccaCCGCCAACGGCAGCGGCCTCCGGCTCGGCCAACTCGCATTATCAGCCACCGCAGCCGCCGACAGCAGCAGTTGCTGGCAGCAAAGACTTTGCCATCTACTCAAGTTCGTTTACCAAAAATCCAGCAGCTGCGCAAGCGCCGAACATGCGACAGGCCCATtcccatcagcagcagcaacagcagcagcactacACCTGCCCGCCTCCACTGGAGGATCCCCCACCGCCGCCCATTTACGCCGCCGGCGCATCGGCCACGATGCCCAAGAAGATGGCCCGCCCGCCCACTGGCCAGCAGAATGCGCATGCGGCCCACCCGAGCGCCTATGCGGCAGCCACGGCCACGCTGCCCAAGAACatggtgcagcagcagcagcgcttgcagcaacagcaacaccagcagcagcaatatcAACAGCCGGCAGGCCTGGGCattggcaatggcaatggcaatggccaCTTGGCTCAGCGTCCGCAGTTGCCGCTGCCCCAGCAGAAGCTGCGGGctgcacagcagcaacacttggcggagcagcagcagcagcatcagcaacgCCAGCCGCCCATACCTTCACGCCACTCGAGTGTGCAGCAAAAGATATTCGTCTCGACAAACCCATTCATACAGACAACGGCCGTCAAGTTTCACTCGCCCTCTGCCTCGCCCACTTGCGGCTCGCCAGTAACTGGATCTGGGTCGGGATCTGGGTCCCTGGCCAGCATTTACGCCACAACCTCGCGCGGAggccaccaccagcagcagcagcaacatgctcaccagcagcaactgcagcatcagcagcagcagcactacTATCGCGATGTTGCTGGGGGCAACAGCAATGGCGGCAATGCCTACTATAACCACAATGCCCATGCCCATTCCCAGGCACAtcattcaa ACTATGCCACAAGCACAAATATCGAAAAGACTGGCAGTATTCGGGCCAAGACCAAGGCCGAGTTCCTCGAGAATCTCAACGCGAAGCTGGCGAAGCAGGGAATGTCTGGACGAGCATTTGCCGTGCGAAATCTCATTAACAGCAAGGCCCTG ATGTATCAAAATCGGCAAAATCTATCGCGCCCCAGTGCGCAATACCGTAGACCACCCACCTATCCCAACACCAGCACGGCCATGAATGCCACTTGCGAAGATCAGTGCTAA